A genomic stretch from Aedes albopictus strain Foshan chromosome 2, AalbF5, whole genome shotgun sequence includes:
- the LOC115267548 gene encoding uncharacterized protein K02A2.6-like, translating into MSENDNANRTNQVGGQIPPVGAAAVAGAAAIAAGAPLAMQSNFTIEPYDRHRMKWSRWVERLEGAFLLFRVPADLRRPMLLHYMGGENYDIVSDKLAPVKPQARTYDEIVQLLETHFNPRPLEILENFRFKCRRQGDERVDESIDDYLIALRKLAITCNFGDYLNTALRNQFVFGLKDRGIQARLLEVHNLTLDMARDLAVSMEMSAKGGQEIQSRAKADVNLVEHPVNKSGKSKGKKPGKATAAGPSHHGDSKQDSRKGVCYRCGNTNHFANKCVHVKTVCNFCRMTGHIEKVCMKKKSAQSTKSKSDFHLVEESAAECKQKKKEDVYIDEICGLYDAESRVDKFWVEISVNDSKVRFEVDSGAPVAIMSVTDYEKLLPAVRLDPPDMSLVSYSGNTIKLRGMCTVSVQYAGKVHRLLLYVADNRKHPLLGRSWMKVLRLDVSKFYDEVHSVADNSVKCTTDESVKKLIARYSSVCADSMGKIKGLTAKLRLKPNAHPVYIKARPVPFSLRSAVEQEIEKLVDEGVLEKVNHSDWATPVVPVMKLNNKVRLCGDYKITVNPNLVVDEHPLPTIEELFANVAGGEKFSKIDLSQAYLQLEVDPDQREILTLSTHLGLYRPTRLMYGVSSAPAIWQRLMEEVLNGIPGVTVFLDDIRVTGPTNEVHLQRLEEVLKRLSQYGMRINLDKCVFFADEIEYCGYVVDRHGIHKVQKKIEAVQNMPTPENKDQVRSFVGLVNYYGRFLPNLSTMIYPLNRLLRNDVPFQWSKSCEEAFRKVKQEMQSDSFLVHYNPELPLVLATDASPYGVGAVLSHVLPDGSERPIQYASQTLNETQRKYKQVDREAYAIVFGIRRFHQYLYGRKFVLYTDNEPVKQIFSETKGLPTMSALRMQHYATFLQSFNYTIKFRPTKQHCNADAFSRLPIATKQPDNVVEEVDMLETSIIETMPVTVEDLAKGTAADGSVKLLLQGLRNGKIVEAKDRFGIDQNEFSLQQGCILRGIRVYIPPELRTKVLNELHSTHFGSTRLKALARGYVWWERIDRDIEELVKNCASCQVTRPNPAKAPLHCWEPATQPFERVHVNFAGPFMGKYFIVFVDAYTKWPEVKILRDITTATTINACREFFATYGIPCVLVSDRGVQFTSGEFQRFLQLNGIFHKMGESYHPATNGQVERFIQTFKNKMKALKCEKSRMHVELCNILLTYRKTIHPATGKSPSMMLFNRQIRSRLDLMLPGPTYSEKVDHKVRSIPEGGRVAARDFLDHEKWKYGRVIEKLGKLHYMIQLDDDRIWKRHIDQLREVGSNLQAQRSLPEMPMLPNVPPGPDEASGTANNHVPNSQGTSTSANPVATSSRVEPVSVPVPEPHPALNAPTTGPATSMQSEGSFQQTPRRSTRAVKPPKRLNL; encoded by the coding sequence ATGTCAGAAAACGATAACGCGAACCGGACGAATCAAGTGGGAGGTCAAATTCCTCCGGTCGGTGCTGCTGCTGTCGCCGGTGCTGCTGCGATTGCTGCTGGCGCTCCGCTGGCGATGCAATCGAACTTCACCATCGAGCCATACGATCGTCATCGGATGAAGTGGTCCCGGTGGGTCGAGCGTTTGGAGGGCGCTTTCCTGCTGTTTCGAGTTCCAGCTGATTTGCGACGTCCCATGCTGCTCCACTACATGGGTGGAGAAAATTACGACATTGTTTCGGACAAGTTGGCGCCTGTTAAGCCGCAGGCGAGAACGTACGATGAAATCGTACAGCTGCTGGAGACTCACTTCAACCCCCGCCCGctcgaaattttggaaaattttcgctTCAAGTGCAGGAGGCAAGGCGACGAACGAGTTGACGAGTCAATTGATGACTACCTCATTGCACTGCGGAAACTGGCGATAACGTGCAATTTCGGCGACTACTTAAACACCGCTCTGAGGAACCAGTTCGTCTTCGGCCTGAAGGATCGTGGAATTCAGGCAAGGCTTTTGGAAGTGCACAACCTCACGTTGGACATGGCTCGCGATCTTGCGGTGTCCATGGAGATGTCCGCCAAGGGAGGTCAGGAGATCCAGTCCCGGGCAAAAGCTGACGTGAATCTGGTCGAGCATCCGGTAAACAAGAGCGGTAAGTCGAAAGGCAAGAAACCGGGGAAAGCCACCGCCGCCGGTCCGTCGCACCACGGCGATTCGAAGCAAGATTCGAGAAAGGGTGTCTGCTACCGCTGCGGCAATACGAATCATTTTGCGAACAAATGCGTCCACGTGAAGACTGTTTGCAACTTCTGCCGCATGACGGGCCACATCGAGAAAGTGTGTATGAAGAAGAAGAGTGCTCAAAGCACGAAGAGCAAAAGTGATTTCCACCTGGTGGAAGAAAGTGCTGCTGAATgtaaacagaagaagaaagaagatgtCTACATTGACGAAATTTGTGGCTTGTACGACGCGGAGAGCCGAGTGGACAAATTTTGGGTTGAAATCTCGGTGAATGATTCGAAAGTGCGATTCGAGGTGGACAGTGGTGCTCCCGTCGCGATAATGAGCGTGACGGATTACGAAAAGTTGCTGCCGGCTGTGAGATTGGATCCGCCGGATATGTCGCTAGTGAGCTACAGCGGAAACACGATAAAGTTGCGCGGTATGTGTACGGTCTCGGTGCAGTATGCGGGTAAGGTACATCGTTTGCTGCTGTACGTGGCGGATAACCGAAAGCATCCATTGCTTGGAAGAAGCTGGATGAAAGTTTTGCGGCTTGACGTGAGCAAGTTCTACGATGAGGTACATTCGGTTGCGGACAATTCAGTGAAGTGCACCACCGACGAATCGGTGAAAAAGTTGATTGCGCGGTACAGCAGTGTATGTGCTGATTCAATGGGGAAGATTAAAGGGCTTACTGCGAAGTTACGGCTAAAGCCGAACGCCCACCCAGTGTACATTAAAGCGAGGCCGGTGCCATTTTCGTTGCGAAGTGCGGTCGAGCAAGAAATCGAGAAGCTAGTGGATGAAGGAGTGCTCGAAAAAGTGAACCACAGTGATTGGGCAACGCCCGTGGTTCCCGTAATGAAACTGAATAACAAAGTGCGATTGTGTGGGGATTACAAGATTACGGTTAATCCGAATCTAGTGGTGGATGAGCATCCGCTCCCTACAATTGAGGAGCTCTTTGCGAACGTGGCCGGtggagagaaattctcgaagatagATTTGTCTCAGGCGTACCTGCAGCTTGAGGTAGATCCAGATCAACGGGAGATCCTGACGCTGAGCACACACCTGGGGCTGTATCGGCCAACGCGGCTGATGTACGGCGTGAGCTCCGCACCTGCGATATGGCAACGATTAATGGAAGAAGTGCTAAACGGAATACCGGGAGTGACAGTGTTTTTGGACGATATACGCGTGACGGGTCCGACTAACGAAGTACATTTGCAACGACTCGAAGAAGTGCTTAAACGTTTGAGTCAGTACGGAATGCGAATAAACTTGGACAAGTGCGTGTTTTTCGCGGACGAAATAGAGTATTGTGGTTATGTCGTCGACCGTCACGGTATACATAAAGTGCAAAAGAAGATTGAGGCAGTGCAGAATATGCCCACTCCCGAAAACAAGGATCAGGTACGTTCTTTCGTCGGATTAGTGAATTACTACGGACGCTTCCTTCCTAATCTGAGCACGATGATCTACCCGCTGAACCGACTGTTGCGGAACGACGTGCCGTTCCAATGGTCGAAGTCGTGCGAAGAAGCGTTTAGGAAGGTGAAGCAGGAGATGCAATCCGACAGCTTTCTGGTGCATTACAACCCCGAGTTGCCATTGGTGTTGGCGACTGATGCATCTCCCTACGGTGTCGGAGCCGTCCTTAGTCACGTCCTGCCGGACGGATCGGAACGGCCGATACAATACGCGTCGCAGACCTTGAACGAGACACAACGTAAGTACAAACAAGTTGATCGTGAAGCGTATGCTATTGTTTTCGGCATTCGACGGTTCCACCAGTACTTGTACGGGCGCAAGTTCGTTCTCTACACGGACAACGAGCCTGTAAAGCAGATTTTCTCCGAGACGAAGGGACTACCGACTATGTCAGCCTTGAGAATGCAACACTATGCAACTTTCCTCCAATCTTTCAATTATACAATCAAATTCCGCCCCACTAAGCAGCATTGCAATGCGGACGCGTTTTCACGGTTGCCGATAGCTACGAAGCAGCCGGATAACGTCGTAGAAGAAGTCGACATGCTGGAAACCAGTATCATCGAGACGATGCCGGTAACGGTCGAGGACTTGGCCAAGGGAACTGCGGCAGACGGTTCGGTCAAGCTGCTGCTTCAGGGACTACGAAACGGAAAGATAGTGGAGGCGAAGGATCGATTCGGTATCGATCAAAACGAATTCTCCTTGCAGCAAGGGTGTATTTTGCGGGGTATTCGGGTTTACATTCCACCTGAACTTCGGACGAAGGTACTCAACGAGCTGCATTCCACTCATTTTGGCAGTACCCGCCTGAAGGCACTCGCCAGAGGATACGTCTGGTGGGAACGCATTGACAGGGACATCGAAGAGTTAGTCAAGAACTGTGCGTCCTGTCAAGTTACGCGTCCGAATCCTGCAAAAGCTCCGCTACATTGCTGGGAACCTGCTACACAGCCGTTCGAACGAGTACATGTGAATTTCGCTGGGCCGTTTATGGGGAAGTATTTCATCGTCTTCGTCGACGCGTACACGAAATGGCCAGAGGTGAAGATTCTACGGGACATTACGACGGCTACGACTATCAACGCCTGTAGAGAGTTTTTTGCGACCTACGGTATACCATGCGTCCTGGTCAGCGACCGTGGTGTACAGTTCACCTCCGGTGAATTCCAGCGTTTTCTGCAGCTGAACGGCATTTTCCACAAAATGGGTGAGTCGTACCATCCAGCGACGAACGGGCAGGTCGAGAGGTTCATCCAGACATTCAAGAACAAGATGAAGGCCCTGAAGTGTGAAAAATCAAGAATGCACGTGGAACTCTGCAATATTCTGTTGACTTACCGGAAGACAATCCACCCTGCTACCGGGAAGTCACCTTCCATGATGCTCTTTAATCGCCAAATTCGATCCCGTCTTGATTTGATGCTGCCTGGCCCTACGTATTCGGAGAAGGTTGACCACAAAGTTCGCTCGATTCCTGAGGGAGGAAGAGTCGCTGCGCGAGATTTCCTGGACCATGAGAAATGGAAGTACGGTCGGGTAATAGAGAAGTTGGGAAAGTTGCACTACATGATACAGCTGGACGATGATCGTATATGGAAGCGTCACATCGACCAACTACGCGAAGTCGGATCGAACTTGCAAGCCCAAAGGAGTCTACCAGAGATGCCGATGCTGCCGAACGTGCCTCCAGGACCCGATGAAGCTTCGGGCACTGCAAACAACCATGTGCCGAATTCCCAGGGAACATCTACGTCTGCAAATCCAGTTGCTACTTCATCGAGAGTCGAACCAGTCTCGGTGCCGGTCCCGGAACCCCATCCGGCATTGAACGCTCCGACTACAGGTCCTGCTACGAGTATGCAAAGCGAAGGATCGTTTCAGCAAACCCCGAGGAGATCGACCCGTGCGGTGAAACCGCCTAAGAGATTGAATTTGTAA